The DNA window CGATGACAGGTGGCCGCCCGTCTTGGAGACGGAATCGAGCAGGAAGTTGCGCAATTCGTCGGCCAGCGGTACCAGCTGGTGGCGCGGCAGCTTGCGCAGGTCGGCCGGGTTATTGATGTTTTGAAGCAGGTTCATTTATGCCTTCCGCTGCACGATCAGGTCCGCGAGTTCGCGCAGGCGCAGCGCGCCGTCGCCAAAGGCGCCAAGCGCCGCGTGGGCATCGCGCCGCAATTGCTCGGCCAGGGCGACGGATTCGTCGAGCCCCAGGATCGAGACGTAGGTGGGTTTGTTGTCGGCGGCATCCTTGCCGGCCGTCTTGCCGAGGGTGGCCGAATCGGCGGTGGCGTCGAGCACGTCGTCGACCACCTGGAAGGCCAGGCCGATCGCGCGGCTGTAGGCGTGCAACGCCTCCAGCTCGCTCGCGGACAAGTCCTTGCCGGCCAGCGCGCCCAGCACGACGGACGCGCGCAGCAGCGCGCCTGTCTTCAGCTGGTGCATGCGTTCCAGTTGCTCGAGCGTGAGGGCGAGGCCAACGCTGTCGAGGTCGATCGCCTGGCCACCGCACATGCCGCCCGAGCCGGCGGCATCGGCCAGCAGGCGCACCATGGCCAGCAGGCGCGCCGGCGGAATACCTTCGGCGCCGGCCAGCACGGTGAAGGCCTGCGACTGCAGCGCGTCGCCGACCAGCAGCGCCGTCGCTTCGTCATAGGCCACGTGCACCGTGGGCTTGCCGCGGCGCAGGTCGTCGTCGTCCATGCAGGGCATGTCGTCATGCACCAGCGAATACGCATGGATCATTTCCACGGCGGCGGCGGCACGCGACAGCGCTTGCGCATCGGCGCCCGTCAGCGCACCGGCCGCATGCACCAGGAGCGGGCGCACGCGCTTGCCGCCGCCCAGCAGCGCGTAGCGCATCGCTTCGTGCAATTTCGCCGGCACCACGGTGGCCGCGGGAAGAAAGGCGGACATGTCCGCTTCCATGCCGGCCTGGATGCCGCGCATCCAGTCCTGGAACGTGACCGCGTCGAATGGCACCGTCATGGCGCGCCCTCGTCACCGTCGGCAAAGGGCTTGAGCAGGTC is part of the Pseudoduganella lutea genome and encodes:
- a CDS encoding polyprenyl synthetase family protein, with the protein product MTVPFDAVTFQDWMRGIQAGMEADMSAFLPAATVVPAKLHEAMRYALLGGGKRVRPLLVHAAGALTGADAQALSRAAAAVEMIHAYSLVHDDMPCMDDDDLRRGKPTVHVAYDEATALLVGDALQSQAFTVLAGAEGIPPARLLAMVRLLADAAGSGGMCGGQAIDLDSVGLALTLEQLERMHQLKTGALLRASVVLGALAGKDLSASELEALHAYSRAIGLAFQVVDDVLDATADSATLGKTAGKDAADNKPTYVSILGLDESVALAEQLRRDAHAALGAFGDGALRLRELADLIVQRKA